TCGTCCGATTCGGCTAGCTCGGGCGCCGCGCCGATGATCTACGTGTCGTCGCAACGTCCGGCCTATGCGGTCGCGAACTGCCTCGACAGCCGCCTGTCGGGCACCGAACAATCGCAGCACAACGGCGTGACCGACATCGCCGTCGGCTCGAATTCGTACTTCGTCACGCTCACGCCGTCGGGCAACGGCTCAGTGATCAAGGTCGTGCGCGGCTCGGGCAACGAGCCGGCCGAGGAAGCGATGCGTTTCGCGATCGCGCGCTGCGCGATCTGACGCCCACCAGCGCCGGGCGCCTGCCCGGCCCGCCTGCCTGCCCGCCGCTGCGCGCCAACCGGCGCGCCCGCCGAATATTTTCATCCGGGCGCCCGTCGATGAGAGAATCGCACCACGATTCCCTTTCGATGGAGCCCGCTTGACGTCCTCGTCCGCCTAAAGGCGGAGGATTCCCACACCTGGCGATGCACGTCCGCATCGGAGAATGTTCAACGCAGCGTTGATATCACGATCATGCTCGACACCACAGTCACTGCAGGCCCATTCTCTTACTCGCAGTCCCGCGATACCTTTCGGCCGCGTCGTGCTGTCTTTCGATCCGCACGACGAACAGGACTGGGTCGAACCGCTTTCGTCCACTTCCTCGAAC
This is a stretch of genomic DNA from Burkholderia cenocepacia. It encodes these proteins:
- a CDS encoding sugar ABC transporter ATPase gives rise to the protein MKRFLLLLPAALLAACGSAPSSDSASSGAAPMIYVSSQRPAYAVANCLDSRLSGTEQSQHNGVTDIAVGSNSYFVTLTPSGNGSVIKVVRGSGNEPAEEAMRFAIARCAI